A genomic segment from Candidatus Zixiibacteriota bacterium encodes:
- the pdxT gene encoding pyridoxal 5'-phosphate synthase glutaminase subunit PdxT → MKNYANIKIGVLALQGDFERHHHQLVSLGVDVTLVRLPIDLEHIHGLIIPGGESTTMDNLIDRFNLRTPLTDFGKAKPVWGTCAGMIMLAKDIKDNQAGVEPLGLMDIDVVRMGYGRQVFSFEDNLKANLNGTVANLKATFIRAPMITRVGHSVKTLAEYDGVPVLVTEKNLMASSFHTELDDDTTLLRYFLQKFFQL, encoded by the coding sequence ATGAAAAACTACGCCAACATCAAAATCGGTGTTCTCGCCCTCCAGGGTGATTTCGAGCGCCACCACCATCAGCTGGTTTCGCTGGGCGTTGATGTCACCCTCGTACGCCTGCCGATAGATTTAGAACACATCCACGGCCTGATAATCCCCGGCGGCGAATCGACTACCATGGATAACCTCATCGACCGGTTCAATTTGAGAACTCCTCTGACCGATTTCGGAAAGGCTAAACCTGTCTGGGGAACCTGCGCCGGTATGATCATGCTGGCGAAGGACATAAAAGACAACCAGGCCGGGGTAGAGCCGCTGGGCCTGATGGATATCGATGTCGTCCGGATGGGCTACGGCAGACAGGTGTTTTCATTCGAGGATAACCTCAAGGCCAACCTTAACGGTACTGTTGCTAACCTTAAAGCAACCTTCATTCGCGCCCCCATGATTACCCGTGTCGGCCACAGCGTTAAGACACTCGCCGAGTACGACGGCGTACCGGTTTTGGTGACTGAGAAAAACCTCATGGCCAGCTCGTTCCATACGGAACTCGATGATGACACCACCCTTCTTCGGTATTTTCTGCAAAAGTTTTTTCAACTCTGA
- a CDS encoding phage Gp37/Gp68 family protein encodes MSSRSEIEWTCATWNPVTGCNKISAACDHCYAARMAHRLQAMGVAKYENGFEVTLHPRTLDIPVRLRKPHIIFTNSMGDLFHEKVPTAYIKQVFEVMQRCQHHIFQVLTKRSDRLKRLRNELPWPNNIWMGVTVESERYKHRIDDLRATDAYIKWLSCEPLLSPLPNPNLEDIAWIVVGGESGSGARPMREEWALDIKDQCRKAGTAFFFKQWGGVNKKKTGRRLQGRLYEEMPDCPQFQSGQVSLF; translated from the coding sequence ATGTCCTCGCGCTCCGAAATAGAGTGGACCTGCGCCACCTGGAACCCGGTCACAGGGTGCAACAAAATCAGCGCCGCCTGTGACCATTGTTACGCCGCCCGTATGGCTCACAGACTGCAAGCCATGGGCGTGGCCAAATACGAAAACGGGTTTGAAGTCACGCTTCACCCCCGGACCCTCGATATCCCCGTACGGCTCAGGAAACCGCACATCATTTTCACAAACTCCATGGGCGATCTTTTCCACGAAAAAGTACCAACCGCCTATATAAAACAGGTCTTCGAAGTAATGCAAAGATGTCAGCACCACATCTTTCAAGTGCTGACCAAGCGCTCCGACCGTCTCAAAAGACTCCGCAACGAACTCCCCTGGCCGAACAATATCTGGATGGGCGTCACGGTCGAAAGCGAAAGATACAAGCACCGTATCGATGACCTCCGCGCCACCGATGCCTACATAAAATGGCTATCCTGCGAGCCTCTGTTAAGCCCCCTGCCAAACCCGAACCTCGAAGATATAGCCTGGATCGTGGTGGGCGGCGAATCCGGCTCCGGTGCCAGGCCGATGCGCGAAGAATGGGCGCTCGATATCAAAGACCAGTGCCGGAAAGCCGGCACAGCCTTTTTCTTCAAGCAGTGGGGAGGCGTGAACAAGAAGAAAACAGGACGCAGACTCCAGGGCAGACTATACGAAGAAATGCCAGATTGCCCCCAGTTCCAATCAGGCCAGGTATCGCTTTTTTAA
- a CDS encoding DUF3800 domain-containing protein, translating into MEYNVYCDESCHLENDGQPIMVLGAVWCPAEKSREISVRIREIKLKHNLPSSFEIKWTKVSSGKERFYLDLLDYFFDDDDLHFRAIIADGKNKLDHPRFAQDHDTWYYKMYFSMLKAILGQNDIFYIYLDIKDTRGSAKVAKLHDVLSNSLYDFDRRIVQRLQIIRSNEVEMLQLADLLIGAVAYANRKLTESKSKIAVVNRMRERSGFSLVQKTLLRENKVNLFKWTPSNPDDE; encoded by the coding sequence ATGGAATACAATGTTTATTGTGATGAGAGCTGTCATCTGGAAAACGATGGCCAGCCCATAATGGTTTTGGGAGCAGTTTGGTGTCCTGCCGAGAAATCACGAGAGATCTCGGTTCGGATACGTGAAATCAAATTGAAACACAATCTACCGAGTTCGTTTGAGATAAAATGGACAAAAGTTTCGTCAGGGAAGGAAAGATTCTATCTCGATTTATTAGACTACTTCTTTGATGACGATGACCTGCATTTTCGTGCAATTATAGCTGATGGCAAAAACAAACTTGATCACCCGCGTTTCGCTCAGGATCACGACACATGGTATTATAAAATGTATTTTAGTATGCTGAAAGCCATACTGGGGCAAAACGACATTTTTTACATTTATTTGGATATCAAGGATACAAGAGGCTCGGCCAAAGTTGCCAAGTTACACGACGTGCTTTCAAATTCACTTTACGACTTCGACCGACGTATAGTCCAACGTCTTCAGATAATTAGATCAAACGAGGTTGAGATGCTACAGCTTGCGGACTTGCTGATTGGTGCTGTAGCTTATGCCAATAGAAAATTGACTGAGAGCAAGTCAAAGATCGCGGTGGTGAATAGGATGAGGGAGCGGTCGGGATTCAGTTTAGTGCAAAAGACGCTTCTCCGAGAAAACAAAGTCAACCTATTTAAATGGACCCCCTCGAATCCAGATGACGAATAA
- the pdxS gene encoding pyridoxal 5'-phosphate synthase lyase subunit PdxS: protein MDFNDKQHKIKVGLAEMLKGGVIMDVTTPEQAKIAEDAGAAAVMALERVPSDIRAEGGVARMADPDIIEGIKRIVTIPVMAKCRIGHFAEAQVLQSLEIDFIDESEVLTPADNMYHINKWPFKVPFVCGCRNLGEALRRISEGAAMIRTKGEAGTGDVSEAVKHLREIGLVMKQLTVMSDEELYGVAKEHRVPIDIVRMVAKTGKLPVPNFAAGGIATPADASLCMQLGAEAVFVGSGIFKSDNPAKRAKAIVAATTHYMDAGIIADASRGLGQAMKGIQVTDIPEDEILHTR, encoded by the coding sequence ATAGATTTTAACGATAAACAGCACAAAATCAAAGTCGGCCTGGCCGAGATGCTTAAAGGCGGCGTTATTATGGACGTCACCACTCCCGAGCAGGCGAAAATCGCCGAAGATGCCGGCGCCGCCGCCGTAATGGCTCTCGAAAGGGTTCCATCCGATATCAGAGCCGAAGGCGGTGTGGCCCGGATGGCCGACCCCGATATTATCGAAGGCATCAAACGCATCGTGACCATTCCGGTCATGGCCAAGTGCCGCATCGGGCATTTTGCCGAAGCACAGGTGCTCCAGTCTCTGGAGATAGACTTTATCGATGAGTCCGAAGTGCTCACTCCGGCGGACAACATGTATCACATCAACAAGTGGCCGTTCAAAGTCCCGTTCGTGTGCGGTTGCCGTAATCTGGGCGAGGCGCTCAGGCGCATTTCCGAAGGCGCCGCGATGATCCGCACCAAGGGTGAGGCCGGCACGGGCGATGTATCCGAAGCGGTGAAACATCTGCGCGAGATAGGCCTCGTGATGAAACAGCTTACCGTGATGAGCGATGAAGAACTCTACGGCGTCGCCAAAGAACACCGCGTGCCGATCGATATTGTCCGCATGGTGGCCAAGACGGGTAAACTTCCCGTTCCGAATTTCGCCGCCGGCGGTATTGCCACTCCGGCCGATGCTTCGCTGTGCATGCAGCTGGGTGCCGAGGCGGTCTTTGTCGGGTCGGGTATTTTCAAGTCCGACAACCCCGCAAAACGCGCCAAGGCAATTGTCGCCGCTACCACGCACTACATGGACGCCGGCATCATTGCCGATGCCTCCCGCGGGTTGGGACAGGCCATGAAAGGCATCCAGGTGACCGACATCCCCGAGGATGAGATACTGCACACGCGGTAG
- a CDS encoding Rrf2 family transcriptional regulator, protein MRLSRKSDYALRAVRHISSLPKGKLGSINSVSEAENIPREFLAKILKDLTRSGILVSYQGVTGGYRLSRMPKDITFLDVIEAIDGPIHLNLCTETPNCRCEQYSKCQMKEFWLAHEKIFKKALSKEHFAKYKKTKK, encoded by the coding sequence ATGAGACTGTCACGTAAATCAGACTATGCATTGAGGGCTGTGCGACATATATCCTCACTGCCCAAGGGGAAGTTGGGGTCGATCAACTCGGTCAGCGAGGCCGAGAATATACCGAGAGAATTTCTGGCCAAGATCCTCAAGGATCTCACGCGCAGCGGCATACTGGTTTCGTATCAGGGAGTTACCGGCGGCTATCGCCTTTCGCGTATGCCGAAGGACATTACGTTTCTTGATGTTATTGAGGCTATCGATGGTCCGATTCACCTGAATCTGTGTACGGAGACACCCAACTGCCGTTGCGAGCAGTACAGCAAGTGCCAGATGAAAGAATTCTGGCTGGCCCATGAAAAGATCTTCAAGAAAGCTCTGAGCAAGGAACACTTCGCCAAATACAAAAAGACCAAGAAATAA
- a CDS encoding iron-sulfur cluster assembly accessory protein → MDHLISSDKNQTVTITPAAIAEIKRLIEQEKAQDLFLRIGVAAGGCSGMSYMMAFDNQLGEHDRQFDFDNLKVVMDSRAMPYLAGSVLDYKGGMLGGGFQFENPNAKRSCGCGSSFTC, encoded by the coding sequence ATGGACCATTTGATTTCTTCGGATAAAAACCAGACTGTAACCATTACCCCTGCCGCTATCGCGGAGATAAAGAGACTGATTGAGCAGGAAAAAGCCCAGGACCTTTTTCTTCGCATAGGCGTCGCCGCCGGAGGTTGTTCCGGGATGTCTTATATGATGGCCTTTGACAATCAGCTTGGCGAGCACGACCGCCAGTTCGACTTTGACAATCTCAAGGTAGTCATGGATTCACGGGCGATGCCCTACCTGGCCGGTTCGGTGCTGGACTACAAAGGCGGCATGCTGGGCGGCGGTTTCCAGTTCGAAAATCCCAACGCCAAGCGCTCCTGCGGCTGCGGCAGTTCATTTACCTGCTGA
- a CDS encoding DUF2480 family protein: MAFAVVDPSEFLSGSVFKEDIFLSKANATDWSLFKQKKVLIRGCSGTVIPPWAFMFLTGKLAPHAKTVLYGNEHDNVVVYRQGESS, translated from the coding sequence ATGGCTTTTGCGGTAGTTGATCCGTCGGAATTCCTTTCCGGTAGCGTCTTCAAGGAGGATATCTTCCTCAGCAAAGCCAACGCTACGGATTGGAGTTTGTTTAAGCAAAAAAAAGTGCTGATTCGCGGATGCAGCGGCACGGTCATACCCCCGTGGGCTTTTATGTTCCTCACCGGAAAGCTGGCGCCGCACGCGAAAACAGTCCTGTACGGCAACGAGCACGACAACGTCGTGGTCTATCGTCAGGGGGAATCTTCTTGA
- a CDS encoding 2Fe-2S iron-sulfur cluster-binding protein, with protein MPKVRFLPSDREVVVEEGKILLDAALDNNIKINHNCGGNCACSTCHVFIEEGYDTLNEMSEDEADMLEDAENLQENSRLACQCKVTSDLIVRIPEKTDIFGDDDI; from the coding sequence ATGCCGAAAGTAAGATTCCTGCCGTCGGACAGAGAGGTTGTTGTAGAAGAGGGGAAAATTCTTCTCGATGCCGCTTTAGACAACAATATCAAGATAAACCACAACTGCGGCGGCAACTGTGCCTGTTCCACCTGCCATGTCTTCATTGAGGAGGGCTACGATACCTTAAATGAGATGTCAGAGGATGAGGCGGATATGCTCGAGGACGCCGAGAATTTACAGGAAAACTCACGTCTTGCCTGCCAGTGTAAGGTAACTTCGGACCTGATTGTCCGAATTCCGGAGAAGACGGATATTTTCGGCGACGACGATATATAG
- a CDS encoding prepilin-type N-terminal cleavage/methylation domain-containing protein, giving the protein MRYRRLIHGYGYSLFELLAVIIIVGIIATVSMRSMRNTVDVSKAEETKQEMNQLAWAICGNPNLVSGGVRTDFGYVGDIGALPASLDNLVTNPGYGTWDGPYIRDDFYSSTGGSESEFKYDGWGAAYTYTGDSIISTGGGTTLAREIAYATSDLLANTVEVLVTDINNTPPGARRTDVSLELIYPDGAGSTTTTVANPRANGLASFSSIPIGHHDLIVVYAYDTVSDTLYRKVVVYPGESFYTEMAFAQNYW; this is encoded by the coding sequence ATGCGCTACCGCAGGTTGATACACGGTTACGGGTACTCCCTGTTTGAGCTTCTGGCGGTAATCATCATAGTGGGGATTATCGCGACTGTCTCAATGAGGTCGATGAGAAACACGGTTGATGTTTCCAAGGCGGAGGAGACCAAGCAGGAGATGAATCAACTGGCCTGGGCTATCTGCGGAAACCCGAATCTGGTGTCGGGCGGAGTACGGACCGACTTTGGGTACGTGGGTGATATCGGGGCACTGCCGGCGTCGCTTGATAACCTGGTTACCAACCCGGGTTATGGCACCTGGGATGGACCGTATATTCGCGACGATTTTTACTCGTCGACCGGCGGCTCGGAATCCGAGTTTAAGTATGACGGTTGGGGAGCGGCTTATACTTACACCGGTGACAGCATCATATCCACCGGCGGCGGGACGACACTGGCGCGAGAAATCGCCTACGCAACTTCGGACCTGCTCGCCAACACCGTCGAGGTGCTGGTAACGGATATAAACAACACGCCTCCGGGGGCAAGGCGTACGGATGTTTCGCTGGAGCTGATTTATCCCGATGGCGCGGGATCGACAACCACGACCGTTGCCAACCCGCGCGCCAACGGGTTGGCGTCTTTCAGTTCCATACCGATCGGGCATCACGACCTGATTGTCGTGTATGCCTATGATACGGTAAGCGACACGCTCTACCGTAAGGTAGTGGTGTATCCGGGCGAGTCATTTTATACAGAGATGGCCTTTGCGCAAAATTACTGGTAA
- a CDS encoding type II secretion system protein GspG → MNSCFQHLAARRGITMIEVVMVIVITAIILTVAMRSVVTVTETGRIEETKQEMEQLAMAIVGNPELENNGVRTDFGYVGDVGSLPAGLDSLYNRPSGYTTWNGPYIQRRFAQITNDFKEDAWGEAYTYAGGVDIVSSGSGSDIVRKLANATDDLVSNEVTGIILDRNGAPPGPIEVDSVELHLVIPDGTGGTTTLSMHPEASGYFSFSGIPIGNHDLEIIYEPLHDTLKRFVSVLPNSVLYQEYFLTFSPWSEIPPSEDCFEYIEGSASLIMGSSVCDRIEFDIINNCSEYISITSIMLEWDSPEAYFQNVQWDNQAAYNQSTNGVGSGEVAEFQAPNDTKWAASGETITVHVEIFKTGRQPSSTSVDMSNVDITITLSDGTTFSFNTGPCL, encoded by the coding sequence GTGAATAGCTGTTTCCAACATCTTGCTGCCCGAAGGGGTATCACCATGATAGAAGTGGTGATGGTGATTGTGATCACGGCTATCATTTTGACTGTGGCTATGAGATCTGTCGTGACGGTGACCGAGACCGGGCGGATCGAAGAAACCAAGCAGGAGATGGAACAACTGGCGATGGCGATTGTCGGCAATCCGGAACTCGAGAACAACGGCGTCCGCACGGACTTTGGTTATGTCGGTGACGTCGGCTCGCTCCCGGCCGGCCTCGATAGTCTATACAACCGACCTTCGGGATACACCACATGGAACGGCCCGTATATTCAGCGACGGTTCGCGCAGATAACGAACGATTTCAAAGAAGATGCCTGGGGTGAGGCCTACACATACGCCGGCGGCGTGGATATTGTTTCATCCGGCTCGGGCTCAGACATCGTGCGCAAGCTGGCCAATGCTACCGATGACCTGGTATCCAATGAGGTGACCGGGATCATCCTGGACCGCAACGGAGCGCCGCCGGGACCCATAGAAGTCGATTCGGTGGAGCTCCATCTGGTTATACCCGACGGCACCGGCGGCACGACCACGCTGTCGATGCACCCGGAGGCATCGGGCTATTTCAGTTTCAGCGGCATTCCGATCGGCAATCACGATCTGGAAATTATCTACGAACCCTTGCACGATACGCTCAAGCGATTCGTTTCCGTGCTGCCCAATTCGGTGCTTTATCAGGAGTATTTCCTGACATTCAGTCCGTGGTCGGAGATTCCTCCCTCGGAAGACTGTTTCGAGTATATCGAGGGCAGTGCGTCGCTGATAATGGGCAGTAGTGTATGTGACCGTATCGAGTTCGATATTATCAACAACTGCAGCGAGTATATTTCCATTACAAGCATCATGCTGGAGTGGGACAGTCCGGAGGCGTATTTCCAGAACGTTCAGTGGGACAACCAGGCCGCCTACAACCAGTCCACTAACGGCGTTGGCTCTGGCGAGGTAGCCGAATTTCAGGCACCAAATGATACGAAATGGGCAGCGAGCGGGGAAACAATTACAGTCCACGTGGAGATCTTTAAGACCGGCAGACAACCGTCAAGCACCAGTGTTGACATGAGCAATGTTGATATTACCATAACGCTTTCGGACGGCACCACTTTCTCATTCAATACCGGCCCGTGCCTGTAG
- a CDS encoding prepilin-type N-terminal cleavage/methylation domain-containing protein: MRIVTSKSGFTLVELAIVIVIIGIIAAVATKNMSSAIDTAKYEHTKKELDQLAYAIVGNPDVYANGTRTDFGYVGDVGALPANLDALVSNPGGLATWDGPYMGSGLNADDFKKDGWGVEYALTGTQITSTGSGSDIDKVFASSSDELLSNAVRGVVVDANHDVPGAIDTTSIVISLTYPDGAGSSTTAETYPGPSGNFAFTGVPIGAHQLRVVYTAQHDTATYNISVEPNTTVKLSITFPADLW, translated from the coding sequence ATGAGAATTGTCACATCAAAAAGCGGTTTTACGCTGGTTGAGCTGGCGATTGTGATAGTGATTATCGGGATCATAGCGGCGGTAGCGACAAAGAACATGTCGAGCGCTATCGATACGGCCAAGTACGAGCACACCAAGAAGGAACTCGATCAGCTCGCGTATGCTATCGTGGGAAACCCCGATGTCTATGCCAACGGCACCAGGACGGATTTCGGCTATGTGGGGGATGTGGGCGCGCTGCCGGCGAATCTCGATGCTCTTGTCAGCAACCCGGGTGGGCTGGCGACCTGGGACGGCCCCTATATGGGTAGCGGGCTCAATGCCGACGATTTCAAAAAGGATGGTTGGGGAGTCGAATATGCTCTCACTGGCACGCAGATAACCTCGACCGGTTCCGGGTCGGACATAGACAAAGTGTTCGCGAGCAGCAGCGACGAATTGTTGTCGAACGCAGTGCGGGGGGTTGTGGTGGACGCGAACCACGATGTCCCCGGCGCTATCGATACAACATCGATTGTGATATCGCTGACATATCCGGACGGCGCGGGAAGCAGTACGACTGCCGAAACTTATCCGGGGCCGAGCGGCAATTTCGCTTTTACGGGAGTACCTATTGGAGCTCACCAGTTGCGGGTGGTCTACACCGCCCAGCACGATACAGCGACCTACAACATATCGGTCGAACCGAACACCACGGTCAAGCTGAGCATCACCTTTCCCGCCGACCTCTGGTAG
- a CDS encoding saccharopine dehydrogenase C-terminal domain-containing protein — MKIAVIGAGLMGRAAVYDLARAEGVEKVGVYDIDARLAKEIADGYGDGKAESGFLDAGDEKAALECLKQYDAAVSCVTYKYNPGLTRAAIAAGCHMVDLGGNNDAVNTQLDMNDEAEKAGVIIIPDCGLAPGMVAVIAADGISKLDHVRSLKIRVGGLPQSPRPPLNYQMVFSAEGLINEYWEPCVILEDGKKKTVNPMTAVESLEFDGIGELEAFYTSGGTSTLPETYKGKIDFLDYKTIRYPGHCKLFKTMLEIGLASRQKIEVDGQMVEPRAVFKAVLDKNLTLGGLDLVLVRLTLEGEKDGQDKTIVYEIVDRQDTKTGLTAMMRTTSFPAAIITWMAAAGQISERGCKPQEIAVKPSLFLPQLKKRGINLVVKES; from the coding sequence ATGAAAATAGCGGTAATTGGCGCTGGTTTGATGGGAAGGGCGGCGGTTTATGATTTGGCCCGGGCCGAGGGAGTCGAAAAGGTCGGGGTGTACGATATCGACGCCCGGCTCGCGAAGGAAATAGCCGATGGATATGGAGACGGCAAAGCCGAATCAGGGTTTTTGGATGCCGGCGATGAAAAGGCCGCCCTGGAATGTCTGAAACAATACGACGCAGCCGTATCGTGCGTCACTTACAAATACAACCCCGGTCTAACCCGGGCCGCCATTGCCGCCGGATGTCACATGGTCGACCTTGGCGGCAACAACGATGCTGTCAATACCCAGCTTGATATGAACGATGAGGCCGAAAAGGCCGGCGTAATAATCATCCCCGACTGCGGACTCGCGCCCGGTATGGTCGCTGTTATCGCCGCTGACGGTATCTCAAAACTGGACCATGTCCGCTCCCTGAAAATAAGAGTAGGCGGCTTGCCGCAATCACCCCGTCCGCCGCTTAATTACCAGATGGTTTTCTCCGCCGAGGGTTTGATTAACGAGTACTGGGAACCGTGCGTGATTCTCGAAGACGGCAAGAAGAAGACGGTTAATCCCATGACCGCTGTCGAGTCGCTGGAGTTTGACGGCATCGGCGAGCTTGAGGCTTTCTATACTTCGGGCGGAACCTCAACTCTGCCCGAAACCTACAAAGGCAAAATCGATTTTCTCGACTACAAGACTATCCGCTATCCCGGCCACTGCAAACTCTTCAAGACTATGCTTGAAATAGGGCTGGCCTCCCGTCAGAAAATCGAGGTTGATGGCCAGATGGTCGAGCCAAGAGCGGTTTTCAAGGCTGTTCTCGACAAAAACCTTACCCTCGGCGGGCTGGATCTCGTTTTGGTGAGGCTGACACTGGAAGGTGAGAAAGATGGTCAGGATAAGACCATCGTCTACGAAATAGTCGATCGCCAGGACACCAAAACCGGGCTTACGGCCATGATGCGGACCACCTCGTTCCCGGCGGCGATAATCACCTGGATGGCCGCGGCGGGGCAAATCAGTGAGCGCGGATGTAAACCGCAGGAAATAGCTGTTAAACCATCGCTGTTTCTGCCGCAACTGAAAAAGCGCGGGATAAATCTGGTCGTAAAAGAATCTTAG
- a CDS encoding polyprenyl synthetase family protein — translation MLDLSKMNEYTGPIQSDLDQFETKLNDHLQGDSPLITSIARHLLKTRGKRIRPVFLFLSSRASDNFTDHSVDASLAIELIHTATLLHDDVVDESELRRGRQTVNAQWTNLISVLMGDYLFAKAFKIMVDADSLDLMKAISTATERVAVGELRQIEETGNYDLSEDEYISIIADKTASLFSVSCETGPILKNRVSKERARFADFGEKIGTAFQMADDLLDFVGDAETTGKQPGNDVLTGKVTLPLIYSLKKAGKASRNEVLKHLKDRGDNSFEKIFKFVTETGGIDYTYRKAHDLSQRGLESISSVSDSIYFERLQDMVNFTTARQS, via the coding sequence ATGCTCGACTTAAGTAAAATGAACGAATACACCGGTCCCATCCAAAGCGATCTGGACCAGTTCGAAACCAAACTCAACGACCACCTTCAGGGGGATTCCCCGCTTATAACCTCAATAGCGCGGCATCTTTTAAAAACCCGAGGCAAACGCATCCGCCCCGTCTTTCTGTTTCTATCCTCGCGGGCCTCGGACAATTTCACGGATCACTCGGTCGATGCCTCGCTGGCGATTGAACTGATTCACACGGCAACTTTGCTTCACGATGATGTAGTCGATGAGTCGGAACTTCGTCGCGGTCGCCAGACTGTCAACGCCCAGTGGACCAACCTGATATCGGTGCTGATGGGTGACTATCTGTTCGCCAAGGCATTCAAGATTATGGTCGATGCTGACTCGCTGGATCTTATGAAGGCGATCTCGACCGCCACCGAACGCGTGGCAGTTGGGGAGCTTCGCCAGATCGAAGAAACCGGGAATTACGATTTATCCGAAGATGAATATATATCGATCATCGCCGACAAAACCGCCTCGCTGTTTTCAGTCTCCTGCGAGACCGGGCCGATCCTGAAAAACCGCGTCTCCAAAGAGCGCGCGAGATTCGCCGATTTCGGTGAAAAAATAGGCACCGCCTTTCAGATGGCCGATGACCTTTTGGATTTCGTTGGCGACGCCGAGACGACCGGCAAACAACCGGGCAACGATGTTCTCACCGGCAAAGTAACCCTGCCGCTTATTTATTCGCTGAAGAAAGCGGGGAAGGCCAGTCGCAACGAAGTTCTCAAGCACCTGAAAGACCGGGGGGATAATTCGTTCGAAAAGATTTTCAAGTTCGTGACCGAAACCGGCGGGATCGACTACACCTACCGCAAGGCGCACGACCTGAGCCAGCGCGGCCTGGAATCGATATCTTCGGTGAGCGATTCGATTTATTTTGAGCGTCTGCAGGACATGGTCAATTTCACCACAGCCCGTCAGTCGTAA
- the aqpZ gene encoding aquaporin Z codes for MKQYGAEFIGTFWLVFGGCGSAVLAAAFPDVGIGLLGVSLAFGLTLLTMAFAIGHISGCHINPAVSVGLWAGGRFPANKLLPYIIAQVLGGIVAGAILYLIASGKAGFDLSAGFASNGYGAHSPGGYSLLAALITEVVMTMMFILVILGATDKRAPQGFAPIAIGLCLTLIHLVSIPVTNTSVNPARSTGVALFSGGWAIGQLWLFWVAPIVGGILGALVYRVIGKNNT; via the coding sequence ATGAAGCAGTATGGAGCTGAGTTCATCGGTACCTTCTGGCTGGTGTTTGGCGGTTGCGGCAGCGCTGTTTTGGCGGCCGCGTTTCCGGATGTTGGCATCGGGCTGTTGGGTGTTTCTCTGGCATTTGGCCTGACTCTTCTGACGATGGCTTTCGCGATCGGTCATATTTCCGGATGCCACATAAATCCGGCCGTGTCGGTCGGGCTGTGGGCCGGCGGGCGCTTTCCGGCCAACAAGTTACTGCCCTACATAATAGCCCAGGTCCTCGGCGGAATAGTCGCCGGCGCGATACTTTATCTTATAGCTTCGGGAAAAGCGGGCTTCGATCTCTCCGCCGGTTTCGCGTCGAACGGTTATGGCGCCCATTCGCCCGGCGGTTACTCATTGTTGGCCGCCCTGATAACAGAGGTGGTTATGACCATGATGTTCATCCTCGTCATTCTCGGCGCCACCGATAAACGAGCACCTCAGGGTTTTGCTCCCATAGCTATCGGCCTGTGCCTGACTCTCATCCATCTGGTCAGCATACCGGTCACCAACACCTCGGTTAACCCGGCTCGAAGCACCGGCGTGGCTCTGTTTTCGGGCGGCTGGGCAATCGGACAGTTGTGGCTGTTCTGGGTGGCTCCTATAGTCGGCGGTATACTGGGAGCTTTAGTCTATCGCGTCATCGGCAAAAACAATACGTAG